GAAAACGGTCTTCCTGTCTTCAGTCTGAAAGATGGTTATGTTGTTCCTGGTGCAATATCTGTTTCACCAAGTCTAGGACTCACAGAGATGGTTTTAGAGGAGGATACATCGGATGGAAGTGTTTCTGGTACCGAAATTATTGAAGCAGCGGATGGAATCCATATGGATGGATTGATGATTGAAAGGCTCAGAAGAGTTGGTGTTAGTAAAGCTGTGACGGCGCCTATCGGAAATTCCTTCCTAAAGGGAGTCAGTACCTACATCGATATGTCCAATCATGGAAGTTTGGATGACACGATTTTAAAGAGGGATGTTGCAATTCATTTTAACATCGGAAGAACTGCCAAAAAGGGATCAGACTCTTCTATTTCTTCCCAGTTCAAGCACTTAAGAGACTTTTTGATTAACAAGCCATTGAAATACAAAGATCTACCAATAGCGGTTCATACTCATAATGCTGAAATAATGAAGCACATTATCAgtatgaaaagaaatgagTTCCCAGAGGAGAAATTTGTTGTGGTGGGTGGTCAGGAGGCTTATCTAATTGCTGATGAATTGGCAGAAGTGCATATTCCAGTAATAGTAGCACCTTGGAGATGCACGGCCAAGTTTTGGGATAATAGGATGTGTTCTCCAAATGAGCCTTTGGAATCGAAGTCATCTTTACAAATTCTCCAAGATGCGGGTGTTAAATTTGCTTTGGGCCAAGAAGCAGACCCTATTGCAAGAAGAACTTACTGGGATGCCGGCTGGGCTGCAAGAACGATCAGAGGTTATGGTTTGAAAGAGGCTTCTGGTCTAATTTCGGCAAACATTGAGGAGATTTTCAACttaccaaaaaataatgatatcaCTATATTTGAGCACGATCCATTTGACTATGGTTCATTCCTGGCCATTTCACTCGAACATGGAGAGGTGAGGCAATGTTTCCCTGAAGTAGAGGAGCCGAAAATTGGAGATGAATTGTTTCATTAAAGTATAATTTAGCgttattattattctgttctatttttatttttattttacatATAAAACCTTTCTGTTGGTGGGTTATAAATATGACGCCAGttcttttgaaataaattgTATGCGCCGGTTGGGTGCTTCCAAGATCCATGTAATGTATTGACAAAACGTATAAAGAGCTTAAGAGAAAAGGAAGTTACAAACAACTTGCATTTTCCTCAAAGACAAAGCGATGTCTAGTATCGTGTACAAGGGCATTGTATTACATTCGAACTATAAGTATAACCTTTCCTATTTACCGTAATTGTTAGTTATACATCTTAGCTAAACAAATTTcttgaacaaaaaaaattcaaagattACAGATGCCTTTAATTTTGTCTGTCGTTCTCGTCAACATTCCTTAGAAGGTCATAGTAAAATGCAACACTATCGATATGTGCATTAAGTTCAACACGTTCGTCTATTGCATGAGCATTGAATCTGGCATTCTGTCTAATTGGCGTAAATCTGTAAAGATTTTTTGTTAAGGCCCAATAATGTTTGGTATCAGTATTTCCAGTCATAACACTTGGAGAAACGGTGACATCGGATGGAACTGCAGGATCTGCATCTGGATAAGAAACGAAATCTTCGAAAACATGTCTTATTGTTCCAGAAAGTATATTCCAGCTCTTATTATTAAGAGTCTTTGTAATTGGTGCAGGACCAAGTTCCTGCTCACTGTGAAGTTCAAAATATCCTGAAGGCAAAATTTCGGAAATCTTAGAATGTCTAAAGCCGGAAATTTCCTTGCCAGCAAAGTCCCTAACCGCCAATTTGTATTTCTCCGCAATGGCTGAAACCTTTGAAAGTATCTTGGCCTTAACCTCATCAGTCGATGAATCATAAGCAACACGGTGGTTGATCTTAACCGTAACATTTTCAGGTAAGGCATTAATTTTAAGTCCGCCATCTATAATATCCACAGCCTGGGACGTTGAAGCTAAATATCTGACATTAATGTCGTCATCCAACGTTTCGAGAACCCTGGTCTTTGCAGAACAGCTGCTGTCCAAGTGTGCAATACTATCTCTTAAAAGTGGATCCATTGTCCTACCGGACTTGGCTTCACATTTCAattgaaagtaaaaaggATTATTCTCTGAAATCCTCAATGGGTATCTCTTTGTTTCTATCGTTTGAATAAGATCCGAAATGATACCAATCGAAGTGTGATCTGGAGGGACAGACGAATGACCCCCATTGGTAACCAAGCTGATAACTATGTCGACATATCCCTTTTCACCAGTTGCCGGTAAAGAAAATCTTGAACCATAAAGATCCTGAATTCCAAGACCCCCTTCGTCAATCAAAAATTCGATGCTATCCTCACCAAATCTCTTTAGAAGATATTCATTAATATGAGCAGCACCCTGTTCACCACTGcattcttcatcaaacCCGAAACCAATGATCAATGATCTCTCTGGTTTGAAGCCTTCTGATAGGAGTGCTTCAGCAGCTTCCATGATACCTATGAGGTTGTTACGACAATCACTTGATCCTCTTCCCCAAAGAAACTTGCCATCAAAATATCCTCCAAATGGACTGTGCTTCCAACGAGGAACCGTATCGTCCGGAACTGGAACGACATCCTGATGAGCTGTAAGCATCATAGGCTTTAGTGTTTCGTTTTTACcatgaagaataaaaacCAAGCCATGTGTGTTAACATGGACAAGTTCCGACTTCTTGGCCATAAGTGGAAAGGTTTTCATAAGATAGTCCTCGAACTTGAAAAAGACATCCCATCTTGAATCTTCCCCAACAGGTCCTAAATCGTCAAAACTTGGTGTGTAAAGTCTCACTGCATCCCTCCACACGCTCAATGAATGATTTTTGTACTCCGGCGTTCCAAATTGAGTAATTCCTGCGAATTGGGTGCTCTCCTCCGGAATAAGCTTTTCTGCTGTTGGGCATAAATCTTCTAATATCATCTGCGTATCAATTTCCTGGTTCGAGCTTGGCTTGCATCCACTGAAGACAGCGGTCGGCAAAAATTTGGCACCCAGTAAAGCCAAAGTAATGGCCCCTAGTACGACTGTCGATAATATCTTTCTTGATGTAGATGTTTTCTTGCTCGAGAGATCTAATTCCCCATCTTTCTTTAAGTCTCTATCTTCAATATCCTGAATCATGTTTGCGAATTAATAACAGCTGTTTCGGCGTTCTGCTATCAGTGTTTGTGTTCTTAACCTTGATGAAATAAGTAGGGCAATTTGTGTTGATTTATATGCCTAAAGTTGAGTAAGCTAGGGTGCCAGTACTAGTAGAAAAtgtatatgcttttttacTAGTAGGAATGAATTTGGTCATCACCTACATGGAGACGAAACtcagaaaggaaaagtacgGGCATTTGAAAATGGTACTGGTTACTAACTGTAAAACTGAGCATTTGAGCAAAGTGGCCTCTTACTTTGGTGAcgaaagggaaaaaaaaaatctcaGACAATGTCTCGACAAGATTTTTGACAAGGCGGGATAACGAATAGAATTTCCGGTGGAATTGTTAACAGCTAGAGTTACTGTTTTTGGTAATTGCCATTTAAGGCAAGGCGGAATTCAACTTGACTATCGCCAAACATCGTACGGCTTTATCAGAACATTATTGTTCATTGTGTCTTTCTCAATGTTTATGAAGCAATGGAAAGTTACTCTCGTGTGTTGTGGTCACACATTGAAAAGAGTATGATCacatattttctcttttttcaatttcctctttctaTCACTAATCTTTAATTCTCAATTTCTTGAGTTTCCAATGGATAATCTCCAATTCACTCAGATGATTATTAACTTACATACGCACCCTTCATATTCCTACCTTGCCATTTCTTAGACTTTACTCGAGAGGGTCATCATTTTAAATGTAACTTAATTTTGTATAGTTAGCCTCAAATAAAAGAATGGAGTGGGAAAAGACTTTTACCTTACCGCCTGATGGTACAAGAGGAAACCTAATGAGAGTCACGATAGCGATTGGCTTAGTCTTTGCTCTTATCCatgtttttcttccatccGATGCCTACCTTAAAAATTTGTTCAGTTCAAACAAAGTTTTCATAGATAGCCTCCCAAGGTCACAATCCTTATCCTCTACAAGATTCTCGGACGGACTGAGAAAATGCCGAAACAGATATATTTTCCCTCAAAAAATAGACCCTGAACACAGACAAGAAAATCCAAGGTATCATATATATACGAATGATACATCAACACTCGGTACAAACTTCTCGTTTGTGATTAAGAATGCCACAGTACTTGATGGGGACGGAATCCTCAGAGATGGACCTGCAGATGTGTATATCGATAAAGGAATGATTTATGGAGTTGTGGACAGTGGatcaaaaatatcacaATTCTTGATGGAGTCTGTTAAGCCACATGATATAATTGATGCTAAAGGAAAATATGTCACACCAGGATTGGTTGAAATGCATTCACATGTTGGTATCTGCACGCAGCCTGAGTTACGAGGAGTGAATGATATGTTTGAGTTAATGAACCCAACAACTCAATTTACAAAAACTTTGGATGCATTCAACATTGGTGATCCTGCAATCAAGCTTATAAGTTATGGAGGTGCAACGTCCTCATTAGTATTACCTAGTGCAAATCTTATATCAGGAGAGGGCTTCGTTTTTAAGATGCTGGTTCCACCATCAAGGTCAGTAGAAGAAATGCTTCTTCAATATGATCCAAACGATGTTAGTCCAAATCTTTCAGTTAATAGGCAGCGGTGGATGAAGATGGCCTGCGGAGAGAATcctaaaaaaagatttgtTGCAAATCCATCAGCTCCAAAATCTAGGATGGGTCTAGGTTTCTTATTCAGAAGCACTATGGAAAAGGCCCAGCATctgaaagaagaacaagaTTTATGGTGTGATGCAATCGAACAAGGTTTAACACCAAAAACTCCAAGCTTCCCTGAAAATTCCGAGTACGATCTTTTGGTTGAACTCCTTAGGGGAAAGGTTAGGACAAATTCCCACTGCTACGAGACGTTTGATATTGAAACTCTTTTCAGGCATGCCAGGGAATTTGGCTTTAACATTACTGCAGTTCATCATGCTTTAGATGCATATAAGATTCCAGAAATAATCAGAAGACAACCTGGAAATGTGAGTATTGTTACTTTTGCAACGGAATGGGGTTTCAAGAAGGAAGCGTTTCAAGGAAGTGTTTTCAGTCCAAAGATTTTGAATGATAATAACATAACCATTGCTCTGCATACGGATCATCCTGCAAATGGTGGCCAAGATTTGATTATTCAAGCACAAATAGCACATAGCTTTGGCCTTCCAGCTGATAAAGCATTTTCTGCTATTTCCGGAACAGCTGCAAAGATTCTTGGTTTAGATGACCGAATTGGATATCTTAGAAAAGGCTATGATGCAGATTTAGTCTTGTGGGATAGACATCCTCTGCAGGCAGGTTCAAGTCCACTCAAAGTTTATATTGATGGTGTTTCTGTTTTAAATGTACCAATCCcggatgaaaataaagatgatgatctCATTTCCTTACCAGGCTCCCTGGAGGACATTACTAC
This sequence is a window from Brettanomyces bruxellensis chromosome 5, complete sequence. Protein-coding genes within it:
- a CDS encoding uncharacterized protein (MEROPS:MER0001269) is translated as MIQDIEDRDLKKDGELDLSSKKTSTSRKILSTVVLGAITLALLGAKFLPTAVFSGCKPSSNQEIDTQMILEDLCPTAEKLIPEESTQFAGITQFGTPEYKNHSLSVWRDAVRLYTPSFDDLGPVGEDSRWDVFFKFEDYLMKTFPLMAKKSELVHVNTHGLVFILHGKNETLKPMMLTAHQDVVPVPDDTVPRWKHSPFGGYFDGKFLWGRGSSDCRNNLIGIMEAAEALLSEGFKPERSLIIGFGFDEECSGEQGAAHINEYLLKRFGEDSIEFLIDEGGLGIQDLYGSRFSLPATGEKGYVDIVISLVTNGGHSSVPPDHTSIGIISDLIQTIETKRYPLRISENNPFYFQLKCEAKSGRTMDPLLRDSIAHLDSSCSAKTRVLETLDDDINVRYLASTSQAVDIIDGGLKINALPENVTVKINHRVAYDSSTDEVKAKILSKVSAIAEKYKLAVRDFAGKEISGFRHSKISEILPSGYFELHSEQELGPAPITKTLNNKSWNILSGTIRHVFEDFVSYPDADPAVPSDVTVSPSVMTGNTDTKHYWALTKNLYRFTPIRQNARFNAHAIDERVELNAHIDSVAFYYDLLRNVDENDRQN